The Shewanella pealeana ATCC 700345 genome contains the following window.
GTGATAGAAGCTTGGCTTACTCACGTACCGTTAATTGTATTATCTGGCGATAGACCTCCAGAGCTTATTGACTGCGGCGCCAATCAGGCGATCATTCAGCCTGCCATTTTTGCTCAGTATGCCAAACAGATAAATCTACCGACCCCAGATCTCAATATTGCTCCTCAGGCACTGCTAAGCCTGCTAGATGAAGCGATTTGCAACCAATCACAGCCGGTTCATATCAACTGTATGTACCGTGAGCCTTTGTACCCTAATGAACCTAAGGTAGATTTTGAGCATTACTTAGCGCCAGTTAAACAGTGGCAACAACACACAGCGCCCTATAGCCAATTTGCCAATCTAACTAGCGGCCTGATGCCAACAGCCGATGCACTCGCGCGCTTTGTACATGGTAAAGGTGTGATTGTAGCGGCAACCTTAGCCCCTGAGCAGAAGCCAGAGCAGCTGATTGAACTCGCGCAAAAGCTAGGTTGGCCAATCGTCACCGATGCCCAGTCGCAGCTCAGGCAGCATCCTGCAGCCATAGGTAATATCGATCAGCTACTGCATCAACCAAAATCTAAGGCTCTGCTCGCTCAGGCAGAAAGAGTCATCGTCTTCGGTGGTCGTATTCTTTCTAAACGGCTTATCGGCTATCTAGCTGAGCAGAATTGGAAAGATTATTGGCAGGTGCTACCACAGCAACAGAGGCTAGACCCGAGCCACAAACCTAAAAAGGTTTGGATTGCAGCTGCGCACCAATTTGCCAAGCTCGCTTGGCCAAGATCCTCACAGGCCAATTGGGCACTCAAGCTTGTACAGCACAACGATGATCTAGAAACGCTGTATCAACAGCAAATTGATAACGCCGAATTTGGTGAGGCGCAGACGATTCGTGCTATTGCTAAGCGACAAACCGCTGAGCAGCACCTGTTTATCGGCAATAGTCTACCAGTGCGCCTATATGACATGTTTGCGCCTATTACCACTTCAAGTGCCAATGTATTTACCAATCGCGGCGCATCGGGTATCGATGGCTTATTAGCAACGGCCTGCGGAGTCGCGGCAGCAGAGGGCAAGCCGACCAGCCTGATTATTGGTGATATATCGGCGCTGCACGATCTCAACTCATTAGCCATTGCACGCTCGGTCACCAGCCCGCTAGTAATCGTCATACTCAATAATGACGGCGGTAATATCTTTAACCTGCTTCCGGTGCCTAACGAGCAGCTCAGAACCGACTACTATCGCCTGTCTCACGGGTTGGAGTTTGGTTTCGGTGCCGCCATGTTCGGCCTTGCTTATAATCAAGTCGATTCAATTAGCGACTTTATTGAGTCTTACGAATACGCCATGACCTATTCAGGCCC
Protein-coding sequences here:
- the menD gene encoding 2-succinyl-5-enolpyruvyl-6-hydroxy-3-cyclohexene-1-carboxylic-acid synthase — encoded protein: MQTEHTAELNLLWGTLILEELARLGVKHVCMAPGSRSTPLTLAAAKQTKLSQHIHFDERGLGFMALGLAKASQAPVAIITTSGTAVANLYPAVIEAWLTHVPLIVLSGDRPPELIDCGANQAIIQPAIFAQYAKQINLPTPDLNIAPQALLSLLDEAICNQSQPVHINCMYREPLYPNEPKVDFEHYLAPVKQWQQHTAPYSQFANLTSGLMPTADALARFVHGKGVIVAATLAPEQKPEQLIELAQKLGWPIVTDAQSQLRQHPAAIGNIDQLLHQPKSKALLAQAERVIVFGGRILSKRLIGYLAEQNWKDYWQVLPQQQRLDPSHKPKKVWIAAAHQFAKLAWPRSSQANWALKLVQHNDDLETLYQQQIDNAEFGEAQTIRAIAKRQTAEQHLFIGNSLPVRLYDMFAPITTSSANVFTNRGASGIDGLLATACGVAAAEGKPTSLIIGDISALHDLNSLAIARSVTSPLVIVILNNDGGNIFNLLPVPNEQLRTDYYRLSHGLEFGFGAAMFGLAYNQVDSISDFIESYEYAMTYSGPSVIEVTVAQDQASEQIAQIASWVKQS